Genomic segment of Streptococcus australis:
AGCAGCTTTTGCAGAGCTACAAGGGGATTACCTTTATATGCTGACAACTCCAAGTCGTCAAGAGATGGAGCAGATGATTGCAGACTTTGGTCAACGTCAAGACTAATGAAAAGGATGAAAGGAGTTTGACTTCTTTTGTCCTTTTCTTAAAGATAGGTTAAAAATATTTCTAAAAAAATCAAAAAAAGTCTGCAAAAATCTTGCATTCTTTTTTTGTCTATGCTATACTTATATACGGTTTGAAAAAACTGCCTAAGACAGTAGGGGAGCTCGACTCATAAGTATCCTACCGAGGACAAAACGTATCATGTAAAAAGAAGCGTATTGTACTTTCGTGTCTAGGTTTGGGCGCGTTTTTCTTTTGGAAAAATTCCCCAAGCAAAATAATTACGGAGGTGAACACACTAATGAGTGAAGCAATTATTGCTAAAAAAGCGGAACTAGTTGACGTAGTAGCTGAAAAAATGAAAGCTGCTGCATCTATCGTCGTTGTAGACGCTCGTGGTTTGACAGTTGAGCAAGATACAGTTCTTCGTCGTGAGCTTCGTGGAAGCGAAGTTGAGTATAAAGTTATTAAAAACTCAATCTTACGTCGTGCAGCTGAAAAAGCTGGTCTTGAAGATCTTGCATCAGTATTTGTTGGACCATCTGCAGTAGCATTTTCTAACGAAGATGTTATCGCACCAGCGAAAATCTTGAACGATTTTGCTAAAAACGCTGAAGCACTTGAAATCAAAGGTGGTGCAATCGAAGGCGCTGTCGCATCTAAAGAAGAAATCGTTGCTCTTGCAACTCTTCCAAACCGCGAGGGACTTCTTTCTATGCTCCTTTCTGTACTTCAAGCGCCAGTGCGCAACGTTGCTCTTGCAGTCAAAGCGGTTGCAGAAAGCAAAGAAGACGCAGCTTAATCTTAAGCTACGCAGCGTAGCCTAGCTACGAAAAAAACTATTATAAAATTTAAAACTTATTTGGAGGAAATAACAATGGCATTGAACATTGAAAACATTATTGCTGAAATTAAAGAAGCTTCAATCCTTGAATTGAACGACCTTGTAAAAGCTATCGAAGAAGAATTTGGTGTAACTGCAGCTGCTCCTGTAGCTGTAGCTGCTGCTGGTGCTGGTGAAGCTGCTGCTGCTAAAGATTCATTTGACGTTGAATTGACTGCAGCTGGTGACAAGAAAGTCGGCGTTATCAAAGTTGTGCGTGAAATCACTGGTCTTGGACTTAAAGAAGCTAAAGAACTTGTTGATGGTGCACCAGGTGTCATCAAAGAAGGCGTTGCAGCAGCAGAAGCTGAAGAAATCAAAGCTAAATTGGAAGAAGCTGGAGCTTCAGTTACTCTTAAATAATAGAGCAACTACATTAGTAGCTTAAAAACATGAATAAACCGCTATTCTTAGGAGTAGCGGTTTTTTCTGTTTAGAATGCTAAATCTACCTCTAAATTATAGTCTGATACGAAAGTTCTAGGGTGTCTTTTTTTCTAACAGTTACTAGAATCTTGATAGAAATTCAATCTTCTTCTTGACTCTGACCTTAGAGGAGGGTGTATACTGGTAAAAATTAGAAAAGGAGATTACTATGCACATCAATATCATTCGTTCAGATAAAGTTTATCAGGAGTTGCTCGAATTACCCTTTGAAAAAAGGGAAGGCTGTTTTCGAGCTAAATTGTTAGCGCCTTTTGCTTCCAAATACCAAACTCAACACATTCCTTTGAAGGCGAAGTATCCTGGAGGATTTGATGCTCTGTTTCTACTTGGTTTTATGAATCAGTTGCCCGCAACTCTCTCAGAAAAGGATAGACCAGCTATTGATGCCCTCAGTTCAGATCAGTTTTGGAAAGACTGTCAGGATACCATCAAGAGAAGTCTTGGTCTCTTTGAACAAGCTGGTTATGACTTAGAGGTTGAGGATTATCATTTCACTGTTTTATTAGGAAACCCTGAAAAACCAATGTTACAACTCAATAAGGGTTACAGTGGAGATGGCGGAATTCCAGGTTATCTCATGTTAAGCATACTGCCTAATGACTATACTTTACCACGTATTCAAGCGGCACTGGCTCACGAGTGCAACCACAATGTCCGCTTCCAATTTATCAAATGGAACCAGCAGACGACACTAGCAGACTGGGTAGTCAGTGAAGGATTGGCAGAGTCTTTTGCTGCTGAACTCTATGGCAAGGAGCTCATCGGACCTTGGGTTACTTCAACCAGTCCAGAGCAATTAGAGGAGATTAAGCCCATCATCTCAAGTCAGCTTCAGCTAACAGGGATGGCAGAAATGGCTCCTTATCTCTACGGTGATGAAATTGCAGAGCTTCAAGGTCAGATACCGGTTGGTATGCCTTATGCTGCGGGCTATGCTTATGGCTATCATCTGATACAAGCTTATCTGAAAAGGACAGGCAAGAGCATTATTGAGGCCACAGTAACACCAACAGAAGAGATTTTAGAGGCGACTGAAGACTTTTGGCAATGATACATTTTTGCTTGAAAATCTGCCAAAACCTGATATAATGTAGGTAATTTCTGGAGGTGACTATATGCACTATAAAAGAATTGAATTGAAGGTGACAGATCAAGGAATTCATGAGCGCAAGATTTTTCAAGGTGTTAGAATTTTTAGCCGCAGCACGCTGTCCAAAGATCAGAAAAGTATTCTAACACAGAAGATTTACCTGACTCCGAAGCAAAACATCGTTTACTATCAACGGAAAGATGTCAACTATGACCAGAACTGGCATCATAATAAGGACTATTACGAACTAGCTTATGACCAGTTGGACAGAGAAACTGTCTTTAAGGTTTGTCAAGCTTTTGACGAGCTGTGTCCTTTTCTAGAGAACGAGCTGCTGGAGAAGCTAAAAGAAAAACAGTTAGCAGGCAAGTTTTTTGAAAAATTAGATATATAAAAATCCGGTTGCTTTTATAAGCAGTCGGATTTCTTTGAGTTATAGTTTAATAATCTTTCATGAGGAAATATAGAGCTATTGAACCAGCAGTATTTTTTAACTTATCAAGATACTGAAATTAGATCCATTTTTATTATGAACAGCTCACTTAGTTAGAAGTTGTGGTAACAGTATAGTCGACATCTATGAAGAATAAGCGTACAATTAAGAAAAATGATTGAGTGCTCACTCAATTTGTAATAAACAAAGGAGTTCATGAAATGGTTGTTCAAGAAATACAGTATAGTCGTTTCGGTGATGAAGAAGTGTTAGATTTAGTGAACATTAAATCTGATTCTTTGAAAGTGAATCAAGTTAGGATAGAAGTTCATGCAGTTGGTTTGAATCCTATTGATTATAAGACTTTTGAGGGTGCAAAGCCACTTCGTTTTCTATCTTTCATG
This window contains:
- the rplL gene encoding 50S ribosomal protein L7/L12; translation: MALNIENIIAEIKEASILELNDLVKAIEEEFGVTAAAPVAVAAAGAGEAAAAKDSFDVELTAAGDKKVGVIKVVREITGLGLKEAKELVDGAPGVIKEGVAAAEAEEIKAKLEEAGASVTLK
- a CDS encoding DUF2268 domain-containing protein; this translates as MHINIIRSDKVYQELLELPFEKREGCFRAKLLAPFASKYQTQHIPLKAKYPGGFDALFLLGFMNQLPATLSEKDRPAIDALSSDQFWKDCQDTIKRSLGLFEQAGYDLEVEDYHFTVLLGNPEKPMLQLNKGYSGDGGIPGYLMLSILPNDYTLPRIQAALAHECNHNVRFQFIKWNQQTTLADWVVSEGLAESFAAELYGKELIGPWVTSTSPEQLEEIKPIISSQLQLTGMAEMAPYLYGDEIAELQGQIPVGMPYAAGYAYGYHLIQAYLKRTGKSIIEATVTPTEEILEATEDFWQ
- the rplJ gene encoding 50S ribosomal protein L10 — translated: MSEAIIAKKAELVDVVAEKMKAAASIVVVDARGLTVEQDTVLRRELRGSEVEYKVIKNSILRRAAEKAGLEDLASVFVGPSAVAFSNEDVIAPAKILNDFAKNAEALEIKGGAIEGAVASKEEIVALATLPNREGLLSMLLSVLQAPVRNVALAVKAVAESKEDAA
- a CDS encoding EXLDI protein, giving the protein MHYKRIELKVTDQGIHERKIFQGVRIFSRSTLSKDQKSILTQKIYLTPKQNIVYYQRKDVNYDQNWHHNKDYYELAYDQLDRETVFKVCQAFDELCPFLENELLEKLKEKQLAGKFFEKLDI